A region from the Trueperaceae bacterium genome encodes:
- the rpsB gene encoding 30S ribosomal protein S2 encodes MSYLGMKQLLEAGVHFGHETKRCNPKMKRYIFAERNGIFIIDLQKTLVESEKSFDFLRDLAGRNGTILFVGAKKQAQEILAAEARRCGMPYINERWLGGLLTNFKTIRTRVERLRELEGMFEDESVLRFTKKEQIDLGKELHRLQRYLGGIRDLNRLPDALFIIDPAKEAIAVKEANKLGIPVVALADTDSDPDVLDFIIPGNDDAIRSIQLVTARLADVIIEMRGGEDAGVTTASPDHETLRMPMSASERAIQEAAAAAEGDSPEAPLDDDSDAE; translated from the coding sequence GTGTCGTACCTCGGAATGAAGCAACTCCTTGAAGCCGGCGTGCACTTCGGCCACGAGACCAAGCGCTGCAACCCGAAGATGAAGCGTTACATCTTCGCCGAACGCAACGGCATCTTCATCATCGACCTCCAGAAGACGCTCGTCGAGAGCGAGAAGTCGTTCGACTTCCTGCGCGACCTCGCGGGGCGCAACGGCACCATCCTGTTCGTCGGCGCCAAGAAGCAGGCCCAGGAGATCCTGGCCGCCGAGGCCCGGCGCTGTGGCATGCCGTACATCAACGAGCGCTGGCTCGGCGGCCTCCTCACCAACTTCAAGACGATCCGCACCCGCGTCGAGCGTTTGCGCGAGCTCGAGGGCATGTTCGAGGACGAGTCGGTCCTGCGCTTCACGAAGAAGGAACAGATCGACCTAGGCAAGGAGCTCCACCGCCTGCAGCGTTACCTCGGCGGCATCCGCGACCTGAACCGCCTGCCGGACGCGCTGTTCATCATCGACCCGGCCAAGGAGGCCATCGCGGTCAAGGAGGCCAACAAGCTCGGCATCCCGGTCGTGGCGCTGGCCGACACGGACTCCGACCCCGACGTCCTCGACTTCATCATCCCCGGCAACGACGACGCCATCCGCTCCATCCAGCTCGTCACGGCCCGCCTCGCGGACGTGATCATCGAGATGCGCGGCGGCGAGGATGCAGGGGTGACGACAGCCTCCCCGGACCACGAGACGCTCCGCATGCCGATGTCGGCCTCCGAGCGCGCCATCCAGGAAGCCGCGGCCGCGGCGGAGGGCGATTCGCCAGAAGCGCCGCTGGACGACGACTCGGACGCCGAGTAA
- a CDS encoding phosphatidate cytidylyltransferase yields MSASASDTTRRARGRGHLPRILSALLAFGVTLVVLWVGLPLLAPAYLFLCFVAIQEYTALVGLRGIPIRKRSLWVATVLTLPASLPITYPGMQQLVAGVSWREALIGLVALYLVALELANPNENSLQAVVFSLFGYLYIPWFFGFVITLRYTPDPVLGLWYIMLPALAVVATDVGAFTFGSLLGRRKLAPSVSPNKTVEGSIGGLVLAVAVVGGVLFLLEDHTGLHVNVYDGLLFSLLVSSSAQLGDLFESLLKRWAGVKDAGVFLPGHGGVLDRIDSMIVALPMTYFFVTFVILR; encoded by the coding sequence GTGAGCGCGTCCGCTTCGGACACCACGAGGCGAGCGCGGGGGCGCGGCCATCTGCCGCGCATCCTCTCGGCCCTCTTGGCGTTCGGAGTGACGCTCGTCGTCTTGTGGGTAGGCCTGCCGCTGCTGGCGCCGGCCTACCTCTTCTTGTGCTTCGTCGCCATCCAGGAGTACACGGCCCTCGTCGGCCTGCGCGGGATCCCCATCAGGAAGCGCAGCCTGTGGGTCGCCACGGTGCTCACCCTCCCGGCCTCGCTGCCGATCACGTACCCCGGCATGCAGCAGCTGGTGGCGGGCGTGAGCTGGCGCGAGGCCCTCATCGGACTGGTGGCCCTCTACCTCGTGGCGCTCGAGCTGGCCAACCCCAACGAGAACTCCCTGCAGGCCGTCGTCTTCTCGCTGTTCGGCTACCTCTACATCCCCTGGTTCTTCGGCTTCGTGATAACCCTGCGCTACACGCCGGACCCGGTGCTCGGCCTCTGGTACATAATGCTGCCTGCTCTGGCCGTCGTCGCCACCGACGTGGGGGCGTTCACCTTCGGCTCGCTCCTCGGCAGGCGCAAGCTCGCGCCGTCGGTCTCCCCCAACAAGACGGTTGAGGGCTCGATCGGCGGCCTCGTGCTCGCCGTGGCGGTGGTCGGCGGCGTGCTCTTCCTCCTCGAGGACCACACGGGGCTGCACGTCAACGTCTACGACGGCCTGCTCTTCAGCCTGCTCGTGAGCAGCTCGGCGCAGCTTGGCGACCTCTTCGAGTCGCTCCTCAAGCGCTGGGCGGGCGTGAAGGACGCCGGGGTCTTCCTCCCCGGCCACGGCGGCGTGCTGGACCGGATCGACAGCATGATCGTCGCGCTGCCCATGACCTACTTCTTCGTCACCTTCGTGATACTGCGCTGA
- a CDS encoding glutamine--tRNA ligase/YqeY domain fusion protein, with product MEANKSSAPAVAAGRSVAPNFVTDIIDRDIASGAVQRVVTRFPPEPNGYLHIGHAKAICLDFGVASDYGGITYLRFDDTNPVTEDPEYVEAIQRDVRWLGFEWHDVRHASDYFAQLHEYALRLIEAGDAYVDSLTEDQIREYRGSVTEPGRPSPFRDRSISENVELFARMRAGEFGPGEHVLRAKIDMAAANMKMRDPILYRIVDATHYRTGNEWAVYPMYDFAHPLSDAIEGVTHSLCTLEFENNRDIYDWLVERLVDGQQPHQYEFARLVLDYTVVSKRKLIRLVREGVVNGWDDPRMPTISALRRKGVRPEAIREFTNRIGVAKANSRTDLALLDSSVRDDLNAVAPRVMAVLEPLKLVLTNLPEGTRTELDAPYWPPDVPGTGSRKLQLTREVYIERSDFAEEPSKGFKRLAPGRAVRLRHGYVVRLDEVVKDAAGEVVELRAHAFTDSLGTNPPDVKVWAALHWVSASDGVPMTARLFERLFTVPDPDGAEGDFLDHVNPDALREVRGYVEPSVLCDAPDTRYQFERVGYFWRDPVDDRGRDGLVFNRIVPLKDARSKQAADRAADAVADRVAGRAPHKAPGRATGGASEREAGRPTTRAEATTPAPEATRARPAKTAFDPAALSPAQRERYVTLAAEHGLGEHDAAVLAQNDALYDFFARATAAGAAPRSAATWVVQDVARLLKDGGAAAQGAQRLTPEGLAELTGLVDAGTVTVRVAKELFAELVETGASPAALVAARGLERVTDDGAVLAVIEGVLTEHPAELAAYRGGKAGLAGFFIGQVMRATAGKADPEVVKRLVAEALAGDRE from the coding sequence GTGGAAGCGAACAAGTCAAGCGCGCCCGCCGTGGCGGCGGGGCGCTCCGTGGCCCCGAACTTCGTGACGGACATCATCGACCGCGACATCGCGAGCGGCGCCGTGCAACGCGTGGTCACCCGTTTCCCGCCCGAGCCGAACGGCTACCTCCACATCGGGCACGCCAAGGCCATCTGCCTCGACTTCGGGGTGGCCAGCGACTACGGCGGCATCACGTACCTGCGCTTCGACGACACGAACCCCGTCACCGAGGACCCCGAGTACGTCGAGGCCATCCAGCGCGACGTGCGCTGGCTCGGCTTCGAATGGCACGACGTGCGCCACGCGAGCGACTACTTCGCCCAGCTGCACGAGTACGCGCTCAGGCTCATCGAGGCGGGCGACGCCTACGTGGACAGCTTGACCGAGGACCAGATCCGCGAGTACCGGGGCAGCGTGACCGAGCCGGGCCGACCCAGTCCGTTCAGGGACCGCAGCATCTCCGAGAACGTGGAGCTCTTCGCGCGCATGCGCGCCGGCGAGTTCGGCCCCGGCGAGCACGTGCTGCGCGCCAAGATCGACATGGCCGCCGCCAACATGAAGATGCGCGACCCCATCCTCTACCGCATCGTCGACGCCACCCACTACCGCACGGGCAACGAATGGGCCGTCTACCCCATGTACGACTTCGCCCACCCCCTCTCCGACGCCATCGAGGGCGTGACCCATAGCCTCTGCACGCTGGAGTTCGAGAACAACCGTGACATCTACGACTGGCTGGTCGAGCGCCTCGTCGACGGACAGCAGCCACACCAGTACGAGTTCGCGCGCCTGGTCCTCGACTACACGGTGGTGAGCAAGCGCAAGCTCATCAGGCTCGTGCGCGAGGGGGTCGTGAACGGCTGGGACGACCCGCGCATGCCCACGATCTCTGCCCTGCGCCGCAAGGGCGTCCGGCCGGAGGCCATCCGGGAGTTCACCAACCGCATCGGCGTCGCGAAGGCGAACAGCCGCACCGACCTGGCCCTCCTCGACTCGAGCGTCCGCGACGACCTCAACGCGGTGGCGCCACGCGTCATGGCCGTGCTCGAGCCGCTGAAGCTCGTGCTGACCAACCTGCCCGAGGGCACGCGGACGGAGCTGGACGCCCCCTACTGGCCGCCCGACGTGCCCGGCACCGGCAGCCGCAAGCTCCAGCTGACGCGCGAGGTGTACATCGAGCGCTCCGACTTCGCCGAGGAGCCGTCCAAGGGCTTCAAGCGACTCGCTCCGGGGCGCGCCGTGCGCCTGCGCCACGGCTACGTCGTGCGGTTGGACGAGGTCGTCAAGGACGCCGCCGGGGAGGTCGTGGAGCTGCGCGCGCACGCGTTCACGGACAGCCTCGGGACCAACCCGCCGGACGTGAAGGTCTGGGCGGCGCTCCACTGGGTGTCCGCCTCCGATGGCGTGCCGATGACGGCGCGCCTGTTCGAGCGGCTCTTCACGGTCCCCGACCCGGACGGCGCCGAAGGCGACTTCCTCGACCACGTGAACCCCGACGCCCTGCGCGAGGTGCGCGGTTACGTGGAGCCGAGCGTGCTCTGCGACGCGCCCGACACCCGCTATCAGTTCGAACGCGTCGGTTACTTCTGGCGCGACCCCGTCGACGACCGGGGCCGGGACGGCCTGGTATTCAACCGCATCGTGCCGCTGAAGGACGCGCGCTCGAAGCAGGCCGCGGACAGGGCCGCGGACGCCGTTGCAGACAGAGTCGCAGGTAGAGCCCCGCACAAGGCGCCCGGCAGGGCCACGGGCGGCGCCTCCGAGCGTGAGGCCGGTAGGCCCACCACGCGGGCGGAGGCGACGACGCCGGCCCCCGAGGCAACCCGTGCGCGCCCCGCCAAGACGGCCTTCGACCCGGCCGCCCTCTCCCCCGCCCAGCGCGAGCGTTACGTGACGCTCGCGGCCGAGCACGGCCTGGGCGAGCACGACGCCGCCGTGCTCGCCCAGAACGATGCGCTGTACGACTTCTTCGCGCGCGCTACGGCCGCTGGTGCGGCGCCGAGGAGCGCTGCCACGTGGGTCGTGCAGGACGTCGCGCGGCTCCTCAAGGACGGCGGCGCGGCCGCGCAGGGGGCGCAGCGGCTCACGCCCGAGGGCCTGGCCGAGCTCACGGGGCTCGTCGACGCCGGCACCGTCACCGTGCGCGTCGCCAAGGAGCTCTTCGCGGAGCTGGTCGAGACGGGCGCCTCGCCCGCCGCCCTCGTCGCGGCGCGTGGCCTGGAACGAGTCACCGACGACGGGGCCGTGCTCGCGGTGATCGAGGGCGTGCTGACCGAGCATCCAGCCGAGCTGGCCGCCTACCGCGGCGGCAAGGCGGGGCTGGCTGGCTTCTTCATCGGTCAGGTGATGCGCGCCACGGCCGGGAAGGCCGATCCGGAGGTCGTGAAGCGCCTGGTCGCCGAGGCGTTGGCCGGCGACAGGGAGTAG
- the tsf gene encoding translation elongation factor Ts: MIKQLRAMTGAGMLDVKKALEDAGSDLNKAAELLRERGIAKADKKADRAAKEGLVGHYLHHNGKIAVIVEVNCETDFVARNERFQELARNLAMHIAMASPAYTRREDVPEEVLAAEKHALQRQVAEEGKPANVAEKIVDGRLNKYLSEIVLLDQAYIKDDKKTIDTVVKEAAATLGENIQVGRFARIAVGE, translated from the coding sequence ATGATCAAGCAGCTCAGGGCCATGACCGGCGCCGGCATGCTGGACGTGAAGAAGGCTCTGGAGGACGCCGGCTCCGACCTGAACAAGGCGGCCGAGCTCCTGCGTGAGCGCGGCATCGCCAAGGCCGACAAGAAGGCCGACCGCGCCGCCAAGGAAGGCCTCGTCGGCCACTACCTCCACCACAACGGCAAGATCGCCGTCATCGTCGAGGTCAACTGCGAGACGGACTTCGTGGCCCGCAACGAGCGCTTCCAGGAGCTCGCGCGTAACCTCGCCATGCACATCGCCATGGCGAGCCCCGCCTACACGCGCCGTGAGGACGTCCCAGAAGAAGTGCTCGCGGCCGAGAAGCACGCCCTCCAGCGCCAGGTGGCCGAGGAAGGCAAGCCGGCCAACGTGGCGGAGAAGATCGTCGATGGGCGCCTGAACAAGTACCTAAGCGAGATCGTCCTCCTCGATCAGGCGTACATCAAGGACGACAAGAAGACCATCGACACCGTGGTCAAGGAAGCCGCCGCCACCCTGGGCGAGAACATCCAGGTCGGTCGGTTCGCTCGCATCGCGGTCGGCGAGTAA
- a CDS encoding tetratricopeptide repeat protein encodes MIRTWFTSTISLKHALAALLVAVVGFASAQGTDQETLDASTLIENGAFYLDRGDCALAQFFYQEALRGEPNNAVALVGKGRSLACQGAYPAAIETFQAAQAADSNLVDANIYLAITYQNQYQADPNTYSGRLADALDTIQRAERTKPDDWRVQNTKGVIQYLLGDLAGSRTTLERAATLVSADTSTTARSANEKSTVQVNLGRVYRDLDELELALQAFRRAVVLDPSSWTAHNNLGNIAYRLGDCGTAEYELSQAASLNPDSVSAVSQLGIALFECDDVAGSVPWLEKAVTLDGAVFLPPVYTYLARAYLTVGRVDEAVKYAQQGAVLPPPSADAFFWLGKTYQRRNNATDAESAKRAFERALELDPDYADAREALGR; translated from the coding sequence TTGATCAGGACCTGGTTCACGAGCACCATCTCGCTCAAACACGCGTTGGCCGCGCTGCTCGTCGCGGTCGTCGGCTTCGCGTCGGCGCAGGGGACCGATCAGGAGACCCTCGACGCCTCGACCCTGATAGAGAACGGCGCCTTCTACCTGGATAGGGGCGACTGCGCGCTGGCCCAGTTCTTCTACCAGGAAGCCCTGCGCGGCGAGCCGAACAACGCCGTAGCCCTCGTCGGCAAGGGGCGCTCCCTCGCCTGCCAGGGCGCCTACCCTGCCGCCATCGAGACCTTCCAGGCGGCCCAGGCCGCCGACTCCAACCTCGTAGACGCCAACATCTACCTGGCCATCACCTACCAGAACCAGTACCAGGCCGACCCGAACACGTACTCCGGCCGCCTGGCCGACGCGCTCGACACCATCCAGCGCGCCGAGCGCACCAAGCCGGACGACTGGCGCGTCCAGAACACCAAGGGCGTCATCCAGTACCTCCTCGGCGACCTGGCCGGGTCCCGCACCACCCTCGAGCGCGCCGCCACCCTCGTGAGCGCCGACACGAGCACGACGGCCCGCTCCGCCAACGAGAAGAGCACCGTCCAGGTGAACCTCGGGCGCGTCTACCGCGACCTCGACGAACTGGAACTGGCTCTGCAGGCGTTCCGCCGCGCGGTCGTCCTCGACCCGTCGAGCTGGACGGCGCACAACAACCTCGGCAACATCGCCTACCGGCTCGGCGACTGCGGCACCGCCGAGTACGAGCTGTCGCAGGCCGCCAGCCTCAATCCCGACTCCGTTTCCGCCGTCTCCCAGCTCGGCATCGCCCTCTTCGAGTGCGACGACGTGGCTGGCAGCGTGCCCTGGCTCGAGAAGGCCGTCACGCTCGACGGCGCCGTCTTCCTGCCGCCGGTCTACACCTACCTGGCGCGCGCCTACCTGACGGTCGGGCGCGTCGACGAGGCCGTCAAGTACGCCCAGCAGGGCGCCGTCCTCCCGCCCCCGAGCGCCGACGCCTTCTTCTGGCTCGGCAAGACTTATCAGCGGCGGAACAACGCCACTGACGCCGAGAGCGCCAAGCGGGCCTTCGAGCGCGCCCTCGAGCTCGACCCCGACTACGCCGACGCGCGCGAGGCCCTCGGGCGCTGA
- a CDS encoding DoxX family protein, whose protein sequence is MARSTTYYPEPQISKFVFASKYMAPFWTVVRVYLGWLWLQAGWHKITDPKWVGAEAGTSIRGFLNRAVSLSQGDNPSVSSWYAWLIEKVFLPMSTFMSYAVSFGEVLVGIALIVGFLTGAAAFFGGLMNAAFLLAGTLSTNPIMFLLATWLVLAWRIAGYYGLDYWVLPYLGAPRGEFDKNKPQNASPRTVKA, encoded by the coding sequence ATGGCACGTAGCACCACCTACTACCCTGAACCGCAGATCAGTAAGTTCGTCTTCGCATCCAAGTACATGGCGCCCTTCTGGACGGTCGTCCGCGTCTACCTGGGCTGGCTCTGGCTGCAGGCCGGCTGGCACAAGATCACGGACCCCAAGTGGGTCGGCGCCGAAGCCGGCACGTCCATCCGCGGCTTCCTGAACCGCGCCGTCAGCCTCTCGCAGGGCGACAACCCGAGCGTGTCCAGTTGGTACGCCTGGCTGATCGAGAAGGTCTTCCTGCCCATGTCGACCTTCATGTCCTACGCGGTCTCCTTCGGCGAGGTGCTCGTCGGGATCGCCCTCATCGTCGGCTTCCTCACCGGCGCCGCCGCCTTCTTCGGTGGCCTCATGAACGCCGCCTTCCTCCTCGCCGGCACGCTCTCGACCAACCCGATCATGTTCCTGCTCGCGACCTGGCTCGTCCTCGCCTGGCGCATAGCGGGCTACTACGGGCTCGACTACTGGGTCCTCCCCTACCTCGGTGCCCCGCGAGGCGAGTTCGACAAGAACAAGCCGCAGAACGCCTCACCGCGAACGGTCAAGGCCTGA
- the frr gene encoding ribosome recycling factor, whose product MFDGLNDARERMQKSLDAYETNLATVRTGRANPAVLGRVVVEYYGTTVPLNQVANVSTPDARTLLITPFDKSVVKGIEKAILEADLGFNPSNQGDSIFISVPPLNDERRRDLVKTVHHLGEEAKVGVRNIRRDCLSDLRAMQKEGDLGEDDLRRQEGEVQKLTDEFIAKIDARARSKETDILAV is encoded by the coding sequence ATGTTTGACGGCCTCAACGACGCGCGTGAGCGCATGCAGAAGAGTCTCGACGCGTACGAGACCAACCTAGCCACGGTGCGCACCGGGCGCGCGAACCCGGCCGTGCTCGGTCGGGTGGTGGTGGAGTACTACGGCACCACAGTGCCGCTCAACCAGGTGGCGAACGTCTCCACGCCCGACGCCAGGACGCTGCTGATCACACCGTTCGACAAGAGCGTCGTGAAGGGCATCGAGAAGGCCATCCTCGAGGCCGACCTCGGCTTCAACCCCAGCAACCAGGGCGACAGCATCTTCATCTCCGTCCCGCCCCTCAACGACGAGCGCCGCCGCGACCTCGTGAAGACCGTCCACCACCTGGGCGAGGAGGCCAAGGTCGGGGTCCGCAACATCCGCCGAGACTGCCTGTCCGACCTGCGCGCCATGCAGAAGGAAGGCGACCTCGGCGAGGACGACCTGCGTCGCCAAGAGGGCGAGGTGCAGAAGCTCACCGACGAGTTCATCGCCAAGATCGACGCTCGTGCCAGGTCCAAGGAGACGGACATCCTAGCGGTGTGA
- the nagA gene encoding N-acetylglucosamine-6-phosphate deacetylase, giving the protein MRTIRGTVVLPEGAFEASVTFGERITALAIDREASTAVGSATAPLILPGFIDTHVHGGGGADTMDGAAGVAALAAFHARHGVTTLLPTTITNPWTDVVAALRGVAEVMAEQAAAGGAGAASVVGAHLEGPFINPHRLGAQPPHAVEPTPELVEEAVGTGVVRVVTMAPELEHARSAARTFAARGARVSFGHTNATAAQVGAVAEAVRAAGGTVGFTHLFNAMTQLGSREPGAVGAALADPEAFAELILDLHHVHATTFMAAHAAKPDRLHLITDAIRACGLPEGVSELGGQRVIVRAGAARLEDGTLAGSVLTLDQALRNAVGSGMSVAVASRALSAVPAAYLGLTDRGAIAVGARADLVIMGADLRLLEVIVAGTPATG; this is encoded by the coding sequence GTGAGGACGATCAGAGGGACGGTGGTGCTGCCGGAGGGCGCCTTCGAGGCCTCCGTCACGTTCGGGGAGCGCATCACGGCGCTCGCGATCGACCGTGAGGCGTCCACTGCGGTCGGCTCCGCGACGGCCCCCCTGATCCTCCCGGGGTTCATCGACACGCACGTCCACGGCGGCGGCGGCGCCGACACGATGGACGGCGCGGCCGGAGTGGCGGCGCTCGCAGCTTTCCACGCCCGCCACGGGGTGACGACCCTGCTCCCCACGACCATCACGAACCCGTGGACCGACGTCGTCGCGGCCCTGCGTGGTGTCGCCGAGGTGATGGCCGAGCAGGCGGCCGCGGGCGGCGCGGGCGCCGCCTCGGTGGTCGGCGCCCACCTCGAGGGCCCCTTCATCAACCCACACCGGCTCGGCGCGCAGCCGCCGCACGCGGTCGAGCCGACGCCGGAGCTGGTCGAGGAGGCCGTCGGCACCGGGGTCGTCCGCGTCGTGACCATGGCGCCCGAGCTGGAGCACGCGCGCTCGGCAGCCAGGACCTTCGCAGCGCGCGGCGCGCGCGTGTCGTTCGGGCACACCAACGCCACGGCCGCGCAGGTGGGTGCCGTGGCCGAGGCCGTGCGCGCGGCGGGCGGCACCGTCGGCTTCACCCACCTCTTCAACGCCATGACCCAGCTCGGCAGCCGCGAGCCGGGCGCCGTCGGGGCCGCCCTGGCCGACCCGGAGGCGTTCGCCGAGCTCATCCTCGACCTCCACCACGTGCACGCCACGACCTTCATGGCCGCGCACGCCGCCAAACCGGACCGGCTGCACCTGATCACCGACGCTATCCGGGCCTGCGGCCTGCCGGAGGGCGTCAGCGAGCTGGGCGGGCAACGGGTCATCGTGCGTGCCGGCGCGGCGCGGCTGGAGGACGGCACCCTCGCCGGCAGCGTCCTGACGCTCGACCAGGCGCTACGCAACGCGGTAGGGAGCGGCATGAGCGTGGCGGTCGCCAGCCGCGCCCTCTCGGCCGTGCCGGCCGCCTACCTGGGACTGACCGACCGCGGAGCCATCGCGGTGGGCGCGCGCGCCGACCTGGTGATCATGGGCGCCGACCTGCGCCTGCTCGAGGTCATCGTCGCCGGCACCCCCGCGACCGGCTGA
- a CDS encoding class A beta-lactamase-related serine hydrolase, giving the protein MPDDPTSRMTDPSTKDPQDLRRRFEQLERVLGGLEPAEDEAQGAAPRVAGGEGAPGVLSVVAFPLDGGPGAGNAISYRADEPFPSASTIKVYVLQALLERVAAGDADLDDELPVSANDQVSGSGILKALTPGRRYTLRDIATLMIVVSDNTATNVLIEYVGLENLNASIRAHGWHGTRSAGKLQLAPVDGGPRRSPSTTTAADLADYFARLWRGELLPAPLTEEAKAIYRKQQFCEMGRSIGYDSYDASIGEAPWLIASKSGSIRGTRNDAGVFEPVTAAAHGAKPFVIAIMTKGCVDERFHSDNLGARVVGWAAAEVVRRLA; this is encoded by the coding sequence ATGCCAGACGACCCGACCAGCCGCATGACCGACCCTTCCACCAAGGACCCCCAGGACCTGCGGCGGCGCTTCGAGCAGCTCGAGCGCGTGCTCGGCGGCCTGGAGCCGGCCGAGGACGAGGCGCAGGGCGCGGCGCCGAGGGTCGCAGGGGGAGAGGGCGCGCCCGGGGTGCTCTCCGTCGTGGCGTTCCCGCTCGACGGCGGGCCGGGCGCGGGGAACGCCATCAGCTACCGGGCCGACGAACCGTTCCCATCGGCCAGCACCATCAAGGTCTACGTTCTGCAGGCCCTGTTGGAACGTGTGGCGGCCGGAGACGCCGACCTGGACGACGAGTTGCCGGTGAGCGCCAACGACCAGGTGTCCGGCTCGGGCATACTGAAGGCTCTCACGCCCGGGCGACGCTACACGCTCAGGGACATCGCGACCCTGATGATCGTGGTCAGCGACAACACGGCAACCAACGTCCTCATCGAGTACGTCGGCTTGGAGAACCTCAACGCCTCCATCCGGGCCCACGGCTGGCACGGCACCCGCAGCGCGGGCAAGCTGCAGCTGGCGCCCGTCGACGGCGGCCCGCGGCGCTCGCCGTCCACCACCACGGCCGCCGACCTAGCGGACTACTTCGCGCGGCTCTGGCGCGGCGAGCTCCTCCCCGCCCCCCTCACGGAGGAGGCGAAGGCCATCTACCGCAAGCAGCAGTTCTGCGAGATGGGCCGGAGCATCGGTTACGACTCGTACGACGCCTCCATCGGCGAGGCGCCGTGGCTCATCGCCTCCAAGAGCGGCTCCATCCGGGGCACGCGCAACGACGCCGGCGTGTTCGAGCCCGTGACGGCGGCCGCGCACGGCGCCAAACCGTTCGTGATCGCCATCATGACCAAGGGGTGCGTCGACGAGCGCTTCCACTCGGACAACCTCGGCGCGCGCGTCGTGGGGTGGGCGGCGGCGGAAGTCGTTAGACGCCTCGCATGA
- the pyrH gene encoding UMP kinase gives MRRVLLKLSGEFLAGPGGFGVSPEATAALAGEIAAALGRGVQLAVVVGGGNFWRGAQHGKHMDPATADYVGMLGTVMNAIALQDALEHAGVDTRVQTAITMQEVAEPYIRRRALRHLEKGRVVIFGGGTGNPFFTTDTTAALRALEIDADMILMAKNKVDGVYDADPNKDPQARRYRSLSYLDVLNGGLAVMDATAVSLCMQRDMPVTVFDIFSEGNLGRLLAGERVGTLIAPDIATEYAADGE, from the coding sequence GTGCGACGAGTACTGCTGAAGCTCTCCGGCGAGTTCCTCGCGGGTCCGGGCGGCTTCGGGGTGTCGCCGGAGGCGACAGCAGCTTTGGCAGGAGAGATCGCCGCGGCCCTTGGCCGCGGCGTTCAACTAGCCGTCGTCGTCGGAGGCGGGAACTTCTGGCGCGGCGCCCAACACGGTAAGCACATGGACCCGGCCACTGCCGACTACGTCGGCATGCTCGGCACGGTGATGAACGCCATCGCCCTGCAAGACGCGCTGGAGCACGCGGGCGTCGACACCCGCGTCCAGACCGCGATCACGATGCAGGAAGTGGCGGAGCCGTACATCCGCCGCCGCGCGCTGCGGCACCTCGAGAAGGGCCGCGTCGTCATCTTCGGGGGCGGCACAGGCAACCCGTTCTTCACCACCGACACCACGGCCGCCCTGCGCGCGCTCGAGATCGACGCCGACATGATCCTCATGGCCAAGAACAAGGTCGACGGCGTGTACGACGCCGACCCGAACAAGGACCCGCAGGCGAGGCGCTACCGCTCGCTCTCCTACCTCGACGTCCTGAACGGCGGGCTGGCGGTCATGGACGCCACGGCCGTGTCGCTCTGCATGCAGCGCGACATGCCGGTGACCGTCTTCGACATCTTCAGCGAGGGCAACCTCGGTCGCCTCCTCGCGGGCGAGCGTGTCGGTACGCTCATCGCCCCCGACATCGCCACCGAGTACGCCGCCGACGGGGAGTGA